A genome region from Gardnerella vaginalis includes the following:
- the coaE gene encoding dephospho-CoA kinase (Dephospho-CoA kinase (CoaE) performs the final step in coenzyme A biosynthesis.), whose amino-acid sequence MTMMRIAVTGGIAAGKSTVVNHLRSLGAFVIDYDVLARKVVEPGSAVLQKIVSIFGENAVLNDGSLNREFIAKHVFGNSDESCENRKKLESLIHPAIYDCAKTLEIEYKSEYRNECDRKINNEDCCERASLRSVIVHDIPLLAQVIDSIPFSFDYIITVEAPKDVRIARMISERKMSKNQAQQRINNQVEEIARKKIADFVVDSTKPMEVMLKSVDSKIKTWMGEEH is encoded by the coding sequence ATGACAATGATGCGGATTGCTGTAACGGGCGGAATCGCTGCTGGAAAATCTACAGTAGTAAACCATTTGCGTTCGCTTGGTGCGTTTGTTATAGATTACGATGTTTTAGCGCGTAAAGTAGTGGAACCGGGAAGCGCAGTCTTGCAGAAAATCGTAAGCATTTTTGGGGAAAATGCTGTTTTGAATGATGGCTCTTTAAATCGCGAGTTTATTGCAAAGCATGTTTTTGGGAACTCCGACGAGAGTTGTGAAAATCGTAAGAAGCTTGAGTCGCTTATTCATCCTGCTATTTATGATTGCGCAAAGACTTTAGAAATCGAGTATAAAAGCGAGTATAGAAACGAGTGTGATAGGAAAATTAATAACGAAGATTGCTGTGAACGCGCATCTTTAAGATCTGTTATTGTGCACGATATTCCGCTTCTTGCACAAGTAATTGACAGCATTCCATTTAGTTTTGACTATATTATTACAGTTGAAGCGCCTAAAGATGTTCGCATTGCGCGAATGATAAGCGAGCGCAAAATGAGTAAGAATCAGGCGCAGCAGCGCATAAATAATCAAGTTGAAGAGATTGCGCGCAAAAAAATCGCGGATTTTGTAGTTGATTCCACAAAGCCTATGGAAGTTATGCTTAAAAGCGTTGATTCAAAAATTAAAACGTGGATGGGTGAGGAGCATTAG
- a CDS encoding GNAT family N-acetyltransferase: MKNIEIKKLDYLEAKDNMNIILDLYLKAFPKELDRIDNVRKRILDSLKYNNSALLLVATMNNRIIGVLYGIELLQDNWYANQIKPFLSENYDWFNKSLELNELFVDPEFQHLGVGSALMKKVENLELYKTIILSTKKDNNVVALDFYNKLGYSLLTDNWKSYYGPIYCVLYKKF; this comes from the coding sequence ATGAAGAATATTGAAATTAAAAAATTAGATTATTTAGAAGCCAAAGATAATATGAATATAATTTTAGATTTATATCTAAAAGCATTCCCTAAAGAACTAGATCGTATAGATAATGTTCGTAAACGCATATTAGATAGTTTGAAATATAACAATAGTGCGCTTTTACTTGTTGCTACGATGAATAATCGTATTATCGGTGTTTTATATGGCATAGAATTATTACAAGATAATTGGTATGCGAATCAAATTAAGCCATTTTTATCAGAAAATTATGATTGGTTCAATAAAAGCTTAGAGCTAAATGAGTTGTTTGTAGACCCCGAATTTCAACATTTAGGTGTGGGTAGTGCGCTTATGAAAAAAGTCGAAAATCTTGAATTATATAAAACAATAATTTTATCTACAAAAAAAGATAACAATGTTGTTGCTTTAGATTTTTATAACAAGCTTGGATACAGTTTATTAACCGATAATTGGAAATCCTATTACGGGCCTATTTACTGCGTACTATATAAGAAGTTTTAG
- a CDS encoding TM2 domain-containing protein, with protein sequence MSTFDNDQKNAQFPSYDGNIEENAKATLVSSRNKIVAGLLAIFLGSLGIHNFYLGFKTKAIVQLLITVLSFGFLLIITVIWSFVEGILILCSKPGTKWHKDADGAELKD encoded by the coding sequence ATGAGCACGTTTGACAACGATCAGAAAAATGCTCAGTTTCCTTCGTACGATGGGAATATTGAGGAGAACGCTAAGGCAACTTTAGTAAGCTCGCGCAATAAAATTGTTGCAGGTTTGCTAGCGATTTTCTTAGGATCTTTAGGTATCCACAATTTTTACCTTGGTTTTAAGACTAAGGCGATTGTGCAATTACTTATTACTGTTCTTTCCTTTGGATTCCTGTTGATTATTACGGTAATATGGTCGTTTGTTGAAGGTATTTTGATTCTTTGCTCAAAGCCTGGAACTAAGTGGCATAAGGATGCTGATGGTGCTGAGTTAAAAGACTAA
- the rpsA gene encoding 30S ribosomal protein S1, translating into MAENNNEVAKVAINDIGTEEDFIKAVDSTIKNFDDGDLVEGTVVKIDHDEVLLDIGYKTEGVIPSRELSIKKDVDPDDVVEVGDTIEALVVTKEDKEGRLILSKKRAQYERAWGDIEKIKDADGIVEGTVIEAVKGGLIVDIGLRGFLPASLVEMRRVRDLSPYIGQKIKAKILELDKNRNNVVLSRRQFLEETQSEVRETFLSQLKKGQIREGVVSSIVNFGAFVDLGGVDGLIHVSELSWKHIDHPSEVVKVGDKVTVEVLDVDLDRERISLSLKATQEDPWQRFARTHVPGQVVKGKVTKIVQFGVFISVEDGIEGLVHISELANRHVENPETVVKGGEEVFVKVIDVDLDRRRISLSLKQANEAVDPNSEDFDPALYGMPAEYDEEGNYKYPEGFDPNTNEWIAGYEQQREEWEAQYAAAHELWEQHKVFAAKELAAAAESAAADGQNEEAEKKPAKEEKKEEVASNYSSEAANEGALADSDQLAALREQLLSEKK; encoded by the coding sequence ATGGCAGAGAATAATAACGAAGTCGCCAAGGTTGCGATTAATGATATTGGCACCGAAGAAGACTTCATCAAGGCAGTCGATTCAACCATCAAGAATTTTGACGATGGTGATTTAGTTGAAGGTACAGTCGTAAAGATTGATCACGACGAAGTATTGTTGGACATCGGCTACAAAACTGAAGGTGTAATCCCTTCCCGTGAACTTTCCATCAAGAAAGACGTTGATCCAGATGATGTTGTTGAAGTTGGCGACACCATCGAAGCCCTTGTTGTAACTAAGGAAGACAAGGAAGGACGTCTTATTCTCTCCAAGAAGCGTGCACAGTATGAGCGTGCTTGGGGTGATATTGAGAAGATCAAGGATGCAGACGGCATTGTTGAAGGTACCGTTATTGAGGCTGTTAAGGGCGGCTTGATTGTAGACATCGGTTTGCGCGGCTTCTTGCCAGCTTCCCTCGTTGAAATGCGTCGCGTTCGCGATCTTTCCCCATACATTGGTCAGAAGATTAAGGCTAAGATTCTTGAGCTTGATAAGAATCGCAACAATGTTGTACTTTCTCGTCGTCAATTCCTCGAGGAAACCCAGTCCGAAGTTCGCGAGACCTTCCTTTCGCAGCTTAAGAAGGGTCAGATTCGTGAAGGCGTTGTGTCTTCTATCGTGAACTTCGGCGCATTCGTTGATCTCGGCGGTGTTGACGGTCTCATTCACGTTTCCGAGCTTTCTTGGAAGCATATCGATCACCCATCCGAGGTTGTTAAGGTTGGCGATAAGGTCACTGTTGAGGTTCTCGACGTTGATCTCGATCGCGAACGCATCTCCCTCTCCCTTAAGGCAACTCAGGAAGATCCATGGCAGCGCTTCGCTCGTACCCATGTTCCTGGACAGGTTGTTAAGGGTAAGGTCACCAAGATTGTTCAGTTCGGTGTGTTCATCTCCGTTGAAGACGGCATCGAAGGCTTGGTTCACATTTCCGAGCTTGCTAACCGTCATGTAGAGAACCCAGAAACTGTTGTTAAGGGTGGCGAAGAAGTATTCGTTAAGGTTATTGACGTAGACCTCGATCGTCGTCGTATCTCGCTCTCCTTGAAGCAGGCTAATGAGGCTGTTGATCCAAATTCTGAAGATTTCGATCCAGCTCTCTACGGCATGCCAGCTGAGTATGACGAAGAAGGAAACTACAAGTACCCAGAAGGCTTCGATCCAAACACTAACGAGTGGATTGCTGGTTACGAGCAGCAGCGCGAAGAGTGGGAAGCACAGTATGCAGCAGCTCACGAATTGTGGGAGCAGCACAAGGTGTTTGCCGCTAAGGAACTCGCAGCTGCAGCAGAATCCGCAGCCGCTGATGGTCAGAACGAAGAAGCTGAAAAGAAGCCAGCTAAGGAAGAAAAGAAGGAAGAAGTTGCTTCCAACTATTCTTCTGAAGCAGCTAACGAAGGTGCTTTAGCTGATTCCGATCAGCTCGCAGCTTTGCGCGAACAGCTTTTGAGCGAAAAGAAGTAG
- a CDS encoding bifunctional methylenetetrahydrofolate dehydrogenase/methenyltetrahydrofolate cyclohydrolase produces the protein MVVVLDGKALAASIKSDLKNRVEKLKEKGINPGLGTLLVGSDPGSLKYVAGKHRDCEEVGINSIRCDLPEDVSEDEILAAVEKLNNDPSCTGFIVQLPLPKGVDSQKIIEAVDPAKDCDGMHPYNLGELVMHISGDIVTPLPCTPRGILALLDAYNINLEGKNVCVLGRGITVGRTIGLLLTRRGVDATVTLCHTRTRDLHDIMMRSDVIIAAMGSAGFVKPCDVKPGAVLVDVGVSRVFDEEVGRYRVKGDVDVACREVAGAYSPNPGGVGPMTRAMLLANVVDMAERAASGE, from the coding sequence ATGGTTGTTGTACTAGACGGAAAAGCGCTAGCCGCAAGTATTAAAAGCGACTTAAAAAATAGAGTAGAAAAGCTTAAAGAAAAAGGCATTAATCCAGGACTTGGAACGCTTTTAGTTGGAAGCGACCCTGGGTCGTTGAAATATGTTGCTGGTAAGCATCGCGATTGTGAAGAAGTGGGAATTAATTCTATTCGTTGCGACCTGCCCGAAGATGTTAGTGAAGATGAAATTCTTGCTGCTGTCGAAAAATTAAATAATGACCCTTCTTGCACAGGTTTTATAGTGCAATTGCCTTTGCCAAAAGGCGTTGATTCCCAGAAGATTATTGAAGCAGTAGACCCTGCAAAAGATTGCGACGGAATGCACCCATACAATTTAGGCGAACTGGTTATGCATATTTCGGGAGATATTGTTACTCCGTTGCCTTGCACACCGCGAGGGATTTTGGCGCTTTTAGACGCTTATAACATTAATCTTGAGGGCAAAAATGTGTGCGTTCTTGGACGAGGAATCACTGTTGGACGAACAATCGGGCTGCTTCTTACGCGCAGGGGAGTTGATGCAACTGTAACATTGTGCCACACGCGTACGCGTGATTTGCATGATATTATGATGCGCTCCGACGTTATTATTGCGGCAATGGGCAGTGCGGGGTTTGTAAAGCCGTGCGATGTTAAGCCTGGAGCTGTGTTGGTTGATGTTGGCGTATCGCGCGTTTTTGATGAAGAAGTGGGCAGATATCGCGTAAAAGGCGATGTAGATGTTGCTTGTAGAGAAGTCGCGGGAGCGTATTCGCCAAATCCTGGTGGAGTGGGTCCAATGACTCGCGCAATGCTATTGGCTAATGTTGTTGACATGGCTGAGCGAGCAGCAAGCGGCGAGTAA
- a CDS encoding metal ABC transporter solute-binding protein, Zn/Mn family — protein sequence MCENTFHLSRAKKICKAILACVIVPSMLIGMAGCGANSQSSEKTTHPKTEIKQIKVVSTLESWASLAREIGGNDVVVKSIIDKPDVDSSSFKPSSKDLQKLYDAQVVISNGAGYDSWIAKHLSKKSETVNAASTVGALNGDNPYLWLSKDARSAMASNICDVFSKILPSKKKIFAKRLNTVKSQEKNLDEYIEKFGKDHKNLKYASTNPILFWLMSDMNIEDSTPKEYATQAAQDDAIDKTNVDKFQKLIEERKFDVIINNSQRNNTDISILTGTAGRSYTSVMWVNELMPTYATDLRKWVMKICEDIDNAGKATINMRKELGKHEGSQQNKPITEKPTISKPDPSRSNEGQQDPGK from the coding sequence ATGTGCGAAAATACTTTTCATTTAAGTCGCGCAAAGAAAATATGCAAAGCGATTTTAGCTTGCGTAATTGTGCCATCAATGTTGATTGGCATGGCTGGGTGCGGTGCAAATTCACAATCTTCTGAAAAGACAACGCATCCAAAAACAGAAATTAAACAAATTAAAGTTGTTTCCACACTTGAATCTTGGGCAAGTTTAGCCAGAGAAATCGGAGGCAACGATGTTGTTGTTAAGTCAATAATAGACAAGCCAGATGTTGATTCGTCCTCATTTAAGCCATCTAGTAAGGACTTGCAAAAACTTTATGATGCACAAGTTGTGATTTCTAACGGAGCTGGATATGACAGTTGGATTGCAAAACACTTATCTAAAAAGAGCGAAACAGTAAATGCTGCTTCTACAGTGGGCGCTCTAAATGGTGATAATCCTTATTTATGGTTGTCCAAAGATGCGAGAAGCGCTATGGCGTCTAATATTTGTGACGTTTTCTCTAAGATTCTTCCATCAAAGAAGAAGATTTTTGCTAAAAGACTTAATACTGTTAAATCTCAAGAAAAAAATCTTGACGAATATATTGAAAAGTTTGGCAAAGATCACAAAAACTTAAAATATGCGTCAACTAATCCTATTCTTTTCTGGCTTATGTCAGATATGAATATAGAGGATTCTACTCCTAAAGAGTACGCTACTCAGGCTGCTCAAGACGATGCTATCGATAAGACTAATGTGGACAAATTCCAGAAGCTAATAGAAGAAAGAAAATTTGACGTAATAATCAACAACAGTCAACGAAATAATACTGACATAAGCATTTTGACTGGAACAGCTGGAAGAAGCTACACATCTGTAATGTGGGTTAACGAGCTCATGCCAACATATGCAACCGATTTAAGAAAATGGGTTATGAAAATTTGCGAAGACATTGACAATGCTGGTAAAGCTACGATTAACATGAGAAAAGAATTAGGAAAGCACGAAGGCTCTCAGCAAAATAAACCTATTACAGAAAAGCCTACAATTTCTAAGCCAGATCCAAGTAGGTCTAACGAAGGTCAGCAGGATCCTGGAAAGTAA
- a CDS encoding CarD family transcriptional regulator, translated as MGYQVGDMVVYPRHGAARVEEISERTVKGITRQYLRLVVLSSDGLEINVPVDNVKKVGVRDIVGAKEVAKVFEILRTPILEKEMNWSRRYKLNVEKIATGDVNKIAEVVRDLSQRDVDEHGLSAGEKRMLARARSILISEIALSEKIDEEQAERLLNVNLGYSDPLPGDKQHHTQAPEEAAADTLRLLAERSKKSKKK; from the coding sequence GTGGGTTATCAAGTCGGCGATATGGTCGTCTATCCTCGTCATGGTGCGGCTCGAGTCGAGGAAATTAGTGAACGCACTGTCAAAGGTATTACTAGGCAATACTTACGCTTAGTTGTATTGTCTTCAGATGGTTTAGAGATTAATGTTCCAGTAGACAATGTCAAGAAAGTTGGCGTTCGAGATATTGTAGGCGCAAAAGAAGTTGCTAAAGTTTTTGAAATTTTGCGCACTCCTATTCTCGAAAAAGAAATGAATTGGTCTCGTAGATATAAGCTTAATGTTGAGAAAATCGCTACTGGCGATGTTAACAAGATTGCAGAAGTTGTTAGAGATTTATCTCAGCGAGATGTAGACGAACATGGTTTGTCTGCAGGAGAAAAGCGTATGCTTGCACGCGCTCGCAGTATTCTTATCTCAGAAATTGCGTTATCTGAAAAGATTGACGAAGAGCAGGCAGAACGCTTACTAAATGTGAATCTTGGATATTCTGATCCTCTACCTGGAGATAAGCAACATCATACTCAAGCTCCAGAAGAAGCTGCTGCGGATACACTTAGATTGCTTGCCGAAAGGTCTAAAAAATCTAAAAAGAAATAG
- the glgB gene encoding 1,4-alpha-glucan branching protein GlgB: MSTVSNINEDAIAVAVRQDVLAAVSNAEYYNPHEVLGGHLGTGKGAGTATVRVLRPMAKKVTILTKGGEYEAQHEYNGIFTAVVPATKHSKSKEWSVPSYRVRTVEVDGTESVDDDPYRYLPQIGDMDMYLFGEGRHERLWEALGAHVKSITDSWGLVSPETGKMVKKVTGTAFTVWAPNARAVRVVGNFNYWNGRRHAMRSLGSSGIWELFIPGVGAGEVYKFEIMTQAGNWIMKADPMERSHELPPNTGSVVVDSEFKWHDNEWLEHRAKTNAHDGPVSIYEVQANSWNRDYDNYRELADHLVDYVQQEGFTHVEFMPLTQYPFSGSWGYQVTGYYAVDSRLGSPDDFKYLVNKLHKAGIGVIMDWVPAHFPKDDFALGRFDGTALYEDPDPLRGEHPDWGTYIFNFGRHEVRNFLVANACFWLSEYHVDALRVDAVSSMLYLDYSREAGQWRPNMYGGRENLEAIDFIKEANATAYKNNPGIMMIAEESTAYQGVTAPTDMGGLGFGLKWNMGWMHDTLQYLKEEPINRRWHHNEITFSMVYAYSEHYVLPLSHDEVVYGKGSLLGKMPGDEWQQFAGLRALLAYQWSHPGKNLLFMGGEIGQSCEWNFNNSLNWHELQWPFHQGVQKLVADLNALYKSSRAFWSQDFTPDGFQWLTSDDSDHNTLSYIRIGDNGEEIVVVVNFSGQAWQDYQVALPKGGQWEEVLTTDDAKYCGSDIHNGTFTAAAEEYHSRPYSARITVPALGAVFLKPVSK; the protein is encoded by the coding sequence ATGAGTACAGTATCTAACATCAATGAAGATGCAATCGCAGTGGCTGTTCGTCAGGACGTGCTTGCTGCGGTCAGCAACGCAGAATACTACAATCCACACGAGGTCCTTGGTGGACATCTCGGAACTGGCAAAGGCGCTGGTACTGCCACGGTTCGCGTATTGCGACCAATGGCCAAGAAGGTAACCATTCTTACTAAGGGCGGAGAATACGAAGCCCAGCACGAATACAACGGTATTTTTACTGCTGTTGTTCCTGCAACAAAGCATTCTAAGAGCAAAGAGTGGTCTGTTCCTAGCTATCGTGTCCGCACTGTGGAAGTGGATGGAACTGAGTCTGTAGATGATGATCCGTACCGTTACTTGCCTCAGATTGGCGATATGGACATGTATCTGTTTGGTGAAGGCAGACACGAAAGACTTTGGGAAGCTTTAGGCGCTCATGTTAAAAGCATTACCGATTCTTGGGGTCTTGTTAGCCCAGAAACAGGAAAGATGGTTAAGAAAGTTACTGGAACTGCTTTTACGGTGTGGGCACCAAACGCACGCGCTGTAAGAGTTGTTGGTAACTTTAACTATTGGAATGGTCGCCGTCACGCAATGCGTTCTCTTGGCTCTAGCGGTATTTGGGAGCTTTTCATTCCAGGAGTTGGCGCAGGCGAAGTTTATAAGTTTGAGATTATGACTCAAGCTGGAAACTGGATTATGAAGGCAGATCCTATGGAGCGCTCTCACGAGCTTCCACCTAATACTGGGTCTGTTGTTGTTGATTCCGAGTTTAAGTGGCACGATAATGAATGGCTTGAACATCGCGCAAAGACTAATGCTCACGATGGTCCTGTGAGTATTTATGAGGTTCAGGCAAATAGCTGGAATCGCGATTACGATAATTATCGCGAGCTTGCAGATCACTTGGTTGACTATGTTCAGCAAGAAGGCTTTACTCACGTTGAGTTTATGCCTCTTACCCAGTACCCGTTCTCTGGTTCTTGGGGTTATCAGGTGACTGGTTATTATGCTGTTGACTCTAGGCTTGGAAGCCCAGACGACTTTAAGTACTTGGTAAATAAACTACACAAGGCTGGAATTGGTGTGATTATGGATTGGGTTCCTGCACACTTCCCTAAGGATGATTTTGCTTTGGGTAGATTTGATGGCACTGCGCTTTATGAGGATCCTGATCCTCTTCGCGGAGAGCACCCAGATTGGGGAACGTACATATTTAACTTTGGTCGTCACGAGGTTCGTAACTTCTTGGTTGCTAACGCATGCTTCTGGCTTAGCGAGTATCACGTTGATGCTTTGCGAGTAGATGCCGTGTCTTCTATGCTCTACTTGGATTACAGCCGTGAAGCTGGTCAATGGCGTCCAAACATGTATGGTGGACGCGAAAACCTTGAGGCTATTGACTTTATTAAGGAAGCGAACGCTACTGCATACAAGAATAATCCTGGCATTATGATGATTGCAGAAGAGTCCACCGCATACCAAGGTGTTACTGCTCCTACGGATATGGGCGGCTTGGGCTTTGGCTTAAAGTGGAACATGGGTTGGATGCACGACACTTTGCAATACCTTAAGGAAGAGCCGATTAATCGTCGTTGGCATCACAATGAAATCACATTCTCTATGGTTTACGCATATTCCGAACATTATGTGTTGCCTTTGAGCCACGATGAAGTTGTGTATGGCAAGGGATCTCTTCTTGGAAAGATGCCTGGAGACGAGTGGCAGCAATTTGCTGGTCTTCGCGCACTTTTGGCATATCAGTGGTCTCACCCAGGAAAGAACCTCCTGTTTATGGGCGGTGAAATTGGTCAGTCTTGCGAATGGAACTTCAATAACTCGCTTAATTGGCACGAGCTTCAATGGCCGTTCCATCAAGGTGTGCAAAAGCTGGTGGCAGATCTTAACGCTTTGTATAAGAGTTCTAGAGCATTCTGGAGCCAAGACTTTACGCCAGACGGATTCCAGTGGCTTACTAGCGACGATTCTGATCACAACACTTTAAGCTACATTCGTATTGGTGATAACGGTGAAGAAATTGTTGTGGTTGTTAACTTCTCTGGTCAGGCTTGGCAAGATTACCAGGTGGCATTGCCTAAGGGCGGTCAATGGGAAGAAGTTCTTACAACCGACGATGCTAAGTATTGTGGTTCTGATATTCACAATGGCACATTTACTGCTGCTGCTGAAGAATATCATTCAAGACCATATTCTGCAAGGATTACTGTTCCAGCACTTGGAGCTGTGTTCCTTAAGCCAGTCAGCAAGTAG
- a CDS encoding response regulator transcription factor, translating into MLDTPSEKGVPRTILVVEDEPDLATAIAQRIVARGWKARVVSDGVSAVKAALTLKPDLIIMDVMLPVMDGIEATRRIVSRCPIPVLMLTARDAESDKLAGLSAGADDYVTKPFSPRELIARCAAILRRVERATLIANRAQYNALFKFGDLIIDPRQRLVTLNGKEIHFTPTEFSLLTTFAKHPHDVLKRETLLEEVWDWPDASGTRTVDSHVKSLRRKIGSSWIRTIHGIGYAFEPPDEDYDQIFN; encoded by the coding sequence ATGTTGGACACTCCATCAGAAAAAGGTGTTCCTCGAACAATTCTTGTTGTAGAGGATGAGCCAGATTTAGCCACAGCTATTGCGCAACGTATTGTTGCTAGAGGTTGGAAGGCTAGAGTTGTTTCTGATGGAGTGTCTGCTGTTAAAGCTGCTTTAACCTTAAAGCCTGATCTTATAATTATGGATGTTATGCTTCCTGTTATGGACGGCATTGAGGCGACTCGCAGAATAGTATCTAGATGTCCTATTCCTGTGCTGATGCTTACAGCTAGAGATGCTGAGTCGGATAAACTTGCTGGATTAAGCGCTGGAGCAGACGATTATGTTACTAAACCGTTTTCTCCTAGAGAGCTTATTGCAAGATGCGCTGCTATTTTGCGTAGAGTTGAAAGAGCTACTCTAATCGCAAACAGAGCGCAATATAACGCTCTGTTTAAGTTTGGAGATTTGATTATTGACCCTAGACAGAGGCTTGTTACTCTTAACGGTAAAGAAATTCATTTTACTCCTACTGAGTTTTCTTTATTGACTACTTTTGCAAAGCATCCTCATGATGTTTTAAAACGAGAAACACTTTTAGAAGAAGTTTGGGATTGGCCAGATGCTTCTGGAACTAGAACTGTTGATTCACATGTTAAATCTTTAAGACGTAAAATTGGTTCTTCTTGGATTCGCACAATACATGGAATAGGTTATGCTTTTGAGCCACCTGATGAAGATTATGACCAAATATTTAACTAG
- a CDS encoding sensor histidine kinase, with translation MKIMTKYLTRNNKNNNNDSVDKVGKVDSFSNATSQSTLRPNRFIGFFASLKGELSAIIVVATAIAFVMAWFLLKVGLSGWIAMPITLAVALGITYAFSRGLTAPLRQMRDASEAMADGDYSVRVQIENRKDEVGKLTLAFNEMAEELEHADNMRRDLIANVSHELRTPVSALQAMVENLADGVVEPTPSNMEAILNQIHKLADLITFLLDLSRVEAGAESLVITEFDFKDFLNSIVEPIEIADAGHNHHISLNVENDITLVGDKNRLSQLFTNVVSNSIKHSADNTKILITAKSNHEKNTLVCNVINFGNQIPKEDRADIFRKFVKGSQGIGTESGGTGLGLSIARWAAQLHNGTVKVVDDKRGANFEITLPLTYNE, from the coding sequence ATGAAGATTATGACCAAATATTTAACTAGAAATAATAAAAATAACAATAACGATTCTGTTGATAAAGTAGGTAAAGTCGATTCTTTTTCTAATGCCACTTCGCAATCTACTTTGCGCCCTAATCGTTTTATAGGATTTTTTGCATCTTTAAAAGGTGAATTATCTGCGATTATTGTTGTTGCAACAGCTATAGCATTTGTAATGGCTTGGTTTCTTCTAAAAGTTGGGTTGAGCGGATGGATTGCAATGCCTATAACGCTAGCTGTAGCGCTAGGTATAACTTACGCATTTTCCAGAGGGTTAACTGCTCCGCTTAGACAAATGCGAGATGCTTCCGAAGCGATGGCGGATGGCGATTATTCCGTGCGAGTTCAGATTGAGAATAGAAAAGACGAGGTTGGAAAATTAACTCTAGCTTTTAACGAAATGGCTGAAGAACTAGAGCATGCTGATAATATGAGGCGTGACCTTATAGCCAATGTAAGCCACGAGCTTAGAACACCTGTTAGCGCATTACAAGCTATGGTAGAGAATCTTGCTGATGGAGTTGTAGAGCCGACACCGTCGAATATGGAGGCTATTCTAAATCAGATTCACAAGTTGGCTGATTTAATCACTTTTCTACTCGATTTGTCTAGAGTAGAAGCTGGTGCAGAAAGTCTTGTTATTACAGAGTTCGATTTTAAAGATTTTCTTAACAGTATTGTTGAACCTATAGAAATAGCGGATGCTGGGCATAATCATCATATAAGTCTTAATGTTGAAAATGATATTACGCTTGTTGGAGACAAAAATCGCCTATCGCAATTGTTTACTAATGTTGTTTCTAATTCTATTAAACATTCTGCAGACAATACTAAGATTCTTATAACAGCAAAATCGAATCATGAGAAGAATACTCTAGTTTGTAATGTTATTAATTTTGGAAACCAGATTCCTAAGGAGGATAGGGCTGATATTTTCCGAAAATTTGTTAAGGGAAGTCAAGGTATTGGAACTGAGTCTGGTGGAACAGGATTGGGTTTGTCTATTGCAAGATGGGCTGCACAATTGCATAACGGTACTGTAAAAGTTGTTGATGATAAGCGTGGAGCTAATTTTGAGATTACACTACCGCTTACGTATAACGAATAA